One window from the genome of Gimesia aquarii encodes:
- a CDS encoding nuclear transport factor 2 family protein, which yields MFVRLIVMTIIFNLLAGTTLFAEDHADGKNTELLKAVEILDTAFEKQDDATIRKLIDTNHISIAPSYQFFNRKDQLKALPELKITLFEAEPKKILYVTPKTALISYKAKLAGTYAGEKLPARVQILESWVKRKGKWIEVSYQETPLP from the coding sequence ATGTTCGTTCGACTTATTGTCATGACCATCATTTTCAATCTGTTAGCAGGAACCACTTTGTTCGCAGAAGACCACGCCGACGGTAAAAATACCGAACTACTTAAGGCCGTTGAAATTTTGGATACCGCTTTTGAAAAACAGGATGACGCTACGATACGAAAGTTGATTGATACCAACCATATTTCGATTGCTCCCTCCTATCAGTTCTTTAATCGAAAAGATCAGTTGAAAGCATTGCCAGAACTGAAAATTACGTTGTTCGAAGCAGAGCCTAAAAAGATTTTATACGTAACTCCTAAAACTGCATTAATTTCATATAAAGCAAAATTGGCGGGAACCTATGCCGGGGAGAAATTGCCCGCCCGCGTACAGATTCTTGAATCATGGGTAAAGCGTAAGGGAAAATGGATAGAAGTGTCTTACCAGGAAACTCCGTTACCATGA
- a CDS encoding dihydrofolate reductase family protein, translated as MKASVYIATSLDGFIARENGELDWLPGSDGQSDPDGEDYGYHEFMDSVDALVMGRNTFELVLSFGEWPYGSKRVIVLSSKPLPIPSHLPPTVESTSCSPSDLVQKLSDEGLKHLYIDGGKTIQSFLNAGLIQELIITKVPVLIGSGISLFGPLDKDKKLQHIETLTYENGFVQSRYELVE; from the coding sequence GTGAAAGCTTCGGTTTACATTGCCACCAGTCTGGATGGTTTTATCGCCCGAGAAAATGGAGAACTCGATTGGTTGCCCGGCAGTGATGGGCAAAGCGATCCTGATGGGGAAGACTATGGCTATCACGAATTCATGGATTCGGTCGATGCTCTGGTGATGGGACGCAACACGTTTGAATTAGTACTCTCCTTTGGAGAGTGGCCTTATGGATCCAAACGGGTGATCGTACTCAGCAGCAAACCACTTCCAATTCCGAGCCACTTGCCTCCTACGGTAGAGTCGACATCATGTTCCCCATCTGACTTAGTACAGAAGCTTTCAGATGAGGGGCTAAAGCACTTATACATTGATGGTGGTAAAACAATTCAAAGTTTTCTGAATGCCGGATTGATTCAGGAACTTATCATTACCAAAGTACCAGTTCTGATTGGCAGTGGCATTTCTCTATTTGGACCTTTGGACAAAGACAAGAAATTGCAGCACATCGAAACTCTTACATATGAAAATGGATTTGTACAAAGCAGGTACGAATTGGTGGAGTAA
- a CDS encoding sugar phosphate isomerase family, giving the protein MQFGNFLLQRQKINWEEYKKLLTEQHSHISRSQTFNNFLDVSYDLSKRRLHPFGEVLRHHKIGQIAADRFGQTVDEFLKTSVEEWWQWHLDSLEPLGIYSTASRYGTQLYERQLEKKLVGRLIANSKVRANGTASIVRDGDNIVIPDGSSCTYAGLAIASFRKNVRITTSNDVLIREMRDNPCVARAFHRGFSIIGGDADFDANLQCTQHGGTFKTDAEKQFERAISHDPQATVVIISVNGLLPDDGPFSKDGDTYAVKKQIIDSALEANVREIVFIADYHKHLQNNRSNYGIPIYATAKEWRSTIEKNYERFSIATSPPPAIHSHFKSIEPNIQDRDIISTDIKELKAPSIRDYVQAAKAFDSMLRSTPMNESRFHEAIIDDNSEQLSQLN; this is encoded by the coding sequence ATGCAGTTCGGAAATTTTTTACTCCAAAGACAAAAGATAAACTGGGAAGAGTATAAGAAGCTTTTAACAGAGCAACATAGTCATATCTCACGCTCCCAAACATTCAATAATTTCCTCGATGTCTCCTACGATCTTTCAAAACGCAGACTTCATCCATTTGGTGAAGTCTTAAGGCATCATAAAATAGGCCAAATCGCCGCGGATCGATTTGGTCAGACAGTCGATGAATTCCTAAAAACATCGGTAGAAGAATGGTGGCAATGGCATTTGGATTCTTTAGAACCTCTCGGAATCTATTCCACTGCTTCTCGATATGGCACTCAGCTTTATGAAAGGCAACTCGAGAAAAAACTTGTCGGGAGACTAATCGCCAATTCTAAAGTTCGAGCAAATGGAACAGCATCTATCGTCCGAGATGGAGACAATATAGTCATTCCCGATGGTTCAAGTTGTACTTACGCCGGTTTAGCAATCGCTTCATTCCGAAAGAATGTTCGAATTACGACTTCTAATGACGTATTAATTCGAGAGATGCGAGACAATCCATGTGTTGCACGTGCATTCCATCGCGGTTTTTCAATAATAGGAGGTGATGCCGATTTCGATGCAAACCTGCAATGCACACAACATGGAGGTACATTTAAAACTGATGCGGAAAAGCAGTTTGAACGTGCCATTTCACACGACCCTCAGGCAACAGTTGTGATCATTTCTGTAAATGGATTGTTACCGGATGATGGTCCATTCAGTAAAGATGGAGACACTTATGCCGTTAAGAAACAAATTATCGATTCTGCACTCGAAGCGAACGTAAGAGAGATCGTTTTCATAGCAGATTATCATAAACACCTCCAAAACAATCGTAGTAACTATGGGATTCCTATCTATGCAACTGCAAAAGAATGGAGGTCGACGATAGAAAAAAACTATGAACGATTTTCGATCGCGACATCACCTCCACCTGCAATTCATTCACATTTTAAATCGATTGAACCAAATATTCAGGATCGTGATATAATTTCAACTGACATTAAGGAACTCAAAGCCCCTTCTATCCGGGATTATGTGCAGGCAGCAAAAGCCTTCGATTCCATGTTGCGTAGTACACCAATGAATGAAAGCCGCTTTCATGAGGCTATTATTGATGATAACTCTGAACAATTAAGTCAACTAAATTAG
- a CDS encoding lactonase family protein, which produces MSYEQALFLYPIIAGLVFSSTAQKAAAEEPLVFISAFAPGDKGAIHAFKLNPETGELKLVQRTTDVEHPFFLAVSPDNKYLYSIHAPGKFGGKENESVAAYELLGRTGKLKLLNRQSSLGTASCYLDIDKSGKAVVVANYSSGSVASLPVKEDGSLGEASSFIQHKGSSVNPARQKEPHAHSIVISPDQKFVYAADLGLDKVLAYALDPKTAKLSESLQPFVRTLPGAGPRHLTFHPNGKHLYVINELKNSISEFDYDLKTGTLIERQTISTVPEDFEGTSHTADLKITPDGRFLYGTNRGHDSIAAYRIDDQGQLTLLGIEPSLGKGPQNLAITADGKFLLCANMPGNNVVVFRIGKKTGGLTPVGEPVSMPSPSCIMIR; this is translated from the coding sequence ATGTCATACGAACAGGCATTGTTTCTCTACCCGATTATTGCAGGTCTCGTTTTCAGTTCTACAGCACAAAAAGCGGCTGCAGAAGAACCACTCGTGTTCATTTCCGCTTTTGCTCCCGGTGATAAAGGAGCCATTCATGCATTTAAACTGAATCCTGAAACGGGGGAATTAAAACTGGTACAGCGGACAACCGATGTCGAACATCCTTTTTTTCTGGCAGTTTCACCGGATAACAAATATCTCTATTCAATCCATGCACCAGGAAAATTTGGTGGTAAAGAAAACGAATCCGTTGCCGCTTACGAATTGCTTGGTCGCACTGGAAAATTGAAATTACTGAATCGGCAGTCTTCTTTGGGAACGGCCTCATGTTATTTGGATATTGATAAGTCAGGAAAAGCAGTCGTCGTTGCCAACTATTCATCGGGTAGTGTAGCATCACTGCCTGTCAAAGAAGATGGTTCACTAGGTGAAGCATCTTCTTTTATCCAGCATAAAGGCTCGAGCGTTAATCCCGCGCGACAGAAAGAACCACATGCACACAGTATTGTCATCAGTCCCGATCAGAAATTTGTTTATGCCGCAGATTTAGGCCTGGATAAGGTATTAGCTTATGCGCTTGATCCCAAAACAGCCAAGCTTTCAGAAAGTCTGCAACCGTTTGTGAGAACTCTCCCTGGTGCCGGTCCTCGACATCTGACATTTCATCCCAATGGAAAACACCTTTATGTCATCAACGAACTAAAGAATTCCATCTCTGAATTTGATTATGATCTCAAAACTGGAACGCTCATTGAACGTCAAACAATATCCACAGTGCCCGAAGATTTTGAAGGCACAAGCCATACTGCCGATTTGAAAATTACACCTGATGGTCGTTTTTTGTACGGTACGAACCGCGGGCACGACAGCATTGCAGCGTATCGGATTGATGATCAAGGGCAGTTGACTCTATTGGGAATTGAACCAAGCCTTGGCAAAGGCCCACAAAACCTGGCGATCACGGCAGACGGCAAATTCCTACTTTGCGCGAATATGCCCGGCAATAATGTGGTGGTATTTCGAATCGGTAAAAAAACTGGTGGCCTGACACCCGTAGGCGAGCCAGTTTCAATGCCAAGTCCGTCCTGCATCATGATTCGTTAA
- a CDS encoding PQQ-binding-like beta-propeller repeat protein, with the protein MKKQNLLITACLILLFVPKNAPLFGADPVKSSWPQWRGPSRDGFIQGLKLPESLSENRLKQTWQVKLSPSYSGPIVDADRVFVTETQDKKNEVVRALDRKTGQELWKQDWQGAMTVPFFAKANGDWIRATPAFDGERLYVAGIRDVLVCLDADSGEELWRLDFVKKLGTNLPAFGFASSPLIIGDHVFVQAGGGLCKVDKLSGEIQWRVLDDGGGMFGSAFSSPYYAELNGEPQLIVQTRTKLAGIDPEDGKILWSQKIPAFRGMNILTPTVYKNSVFTSSYGGGSFLFTTSKNESGWNLAETWTNKTQAYMSSPIIIDGHAYLHLRNQRFTCIDLETGKDRWTTTPFGKYWSCVTDGEKILALDQKGDLLLIRANPEKFDLIDRRKIADDSWAHIAVSGNEIFVRALNDLSVYRWE; encoded by the coding sequence ATGAAGAAACAGAATCTCTTGATAACGGCTTGTCTCATACTGCTGTTCGTTCCTAAGAATGCTCCCCTATTTGGTGCGGACCCAGTCAAAAGTTCATGGCCGCAGTGGCGAGGACCAAGTCGCGATGGTTTCATTCAAGGATTAAAATTACCCGAATCACTGTCAGAGAACCGCTTGAAACAAACCTGGCAAGTCAAGCTGTCCCCCAGTTATTCAGGTCCTATTGTCGATGCTGATCGCGTCTTCGTAACTGAAACTCAGGATAAGAAAAATGAGGTAGTTCGTGCATTAGACCGCAAAACGGGTCAAGAGCTGTGGAAGCAAGATTGGCAAGGCGCGATGACCGTTCCTTTTTTCGCAAAAGCAAATGGTGACTGGATTCGCGCCACGCCGGCTTTTGACGGTGAACGCCTCTATGTCGCTGGCATTCGTGATGTGCTGGTTTGCCTCGATGCTGATTCCGGCGAAGAACTCTGGCGACTGGATTTCGTCAAAAAATTAGGTACGAATCTTCCCGCATTTGGATTTGCTTCTTCACCCCTCATAATCGGCGACCATGTTTTTGTACAAGCTGGAGGTGGTTTGTGTAAAGTTGATAAACTTTCTGGTGAGATTCAATGGCGTGTACTCGATGATGGTGGAGGCATGTTTGGCAGCGCTTTCTCTTCACCATACTATGCAGAACTAAATGGTGAGCCTCAACTCATCGTACAAACTCGAACTAAGTTAGCTGGCATCGACCCCGAAGATGGCAAGATCCTTTGGAGCCAGAAAATCCCTGCATTTCGTGGCATGAATATTCTGACTCCTACAGTCTATAAAAACTCAGTCTTCACCAGTAGCTATGGTGGTGGCTCATTTCTATTCACAACTTCGAAAAATGAATCAGGATGGAATCTGGCTGAAACCTGGACAAATAAGACACAAGCTTATATGTCTTCCCCCATTATCATTGATGGTCACGCCTATCTTCATCTGCGAAACCAGCGTTTTACCTGTATCGATCTTGAAACTGGCAAAGATCGTTGGACGACCACTCCTTTCGGTAAGTACTGGAGTTGTGTTACCGATGGTGAAAAGATTCTGGCGTTAGATCAAAAAGGCGATCTGCTGTTGATTCGAGCCAACCCCGAAAAGTTCGATTTGATTGACCGCCGTAAAATCGCCGATGATTCCTGGGCACACATCGCAGTCAGTGGTAACGAAATTTTTGTTCGTGCCTTGAACGACTTATCCGTTTATCGCTGGGAATAA
- a CDS encoding sugar phosphate isomerase/epimerase family protein, whose amino-acid sequence MELSRRSFIHAGTGTFLSAVLGNSSQTSEAQSKQQVVNPLDKALGITTSSLTYQMSSIPAKGKFTLLELPHILRNELGMTVIDLNTSTLAKTDQKYLDQVRDSAEKAGCILTNLKMNQRNLDMNSTDATTRNKALTAYKKSIDVAAHLGLKWARPLPLVKRPDMKIHVASYRKLCEYGAERNVQLLVENYGWMQNDPESVVKLVKAIGGNVAACPDTGNWDSNPIRYAGLKKTFPIAVTCDFKARAMGPRGEHSLYDLKRCFEIGWNAGFRGPWCFEHANKDQRQLFRELSLLRDMLQGWMKEAAENNSDC is encoded by the coding sequence ATGGAACTATCCAGACGAAGTTTTATACATGCTGGTACTGGCACGTTCCTTTCTGCCGTTTTAGGAAACAGTTCCCAAACATCAGAAGCTCAAAGTAAACAACAGGTAGTAAATCCTCTCGACAAAGCGCTCGGGATCACCACTTCTTCTTTGACCTATCAGATGTCATCAATCCCGGCAAAGGGAAAATTTACACTACTGGAGCTTCCTCATATTCTACGAAATGAACTAGGGATGACCGTGATTGACCTCAATACTTCTACTCTGGCTAAGACCGATCAAAAGTATCTTGATCAGGTCCGAGACTCAGCGGAAAAAGCAGGTTGTATTCTCACCAATTTAAAGATGAACCAGCGCAATTTGGATATGAACAGTACCGATGCAACAACGCGCAATAAGGCACTCACTGCCTATAAAAAATCGATTGATGTTGCTGCACATCTGGGTTTGAAATGGGCACGCCCCTTACCTCTTGTGAAACGTCCCGATATGAAAATTCACGTTGCCAGCTATCGGAAATTGTGTGAATATGGAGCCGAACGCAATGTGCAACTGCTGGTAGAAAATTATGGCTGGATGCAAAATGATCCGGAATCAGTTGTGAAGTTAGTCAAAGCCATCGGTGGCAATGTTGCAGCGTGCCCCGATACAGGAAACTGGGACAGTAATCCCATACGTTATGCTGGACTGAAAAAAACATTTCCCATTGCGGTTACCTGTGATTTCAAAGCTCGTGCGATGGGCCCCAGGGGAGAGCATTCTCTCTATGATCTAAAACGTTGTTTCGAGATTGGTTGGAATGCCGGTTTTCGTGGGCCGTGGTGTTTCGAACATGCTAATAAAGATCAAAGGCAACTCTTCCGTGAACTGTCACTGTTGCGCGACATGCTTCAAGGCTGGATGAAAGAAGCAGCAGAAAACAACTCTGATTGTTAA
- a CDS encoding bifunctional SulP family inorganic anion transporter/carbonic anhydrase, which yields MADEQFSDSIFSDVPRDLTGGLVVFLVALPLCLGIALASGAPLFSGLLAGIVGGLVVGSISGSSTSVSGPAAGLTAIVIAQLAALGSFEAFLLAVFIGGIIQIGLGIIRAGSLSAFFPSSVIKGLLAAIGVILILKQIPHVLGHDTDPEGEMSFSQPDEQNTFSEILTVVAGDIHFGAAVVGLLSIALLVVWGRVRFLKNSLIPGQLVVVLLGVLLHIFFQSLGKPWAIGVTHLVQIPVAESANDLWTFFQFPDFSQWNNPAVYFGGITIAIVASLETLLNLEAVDKLDTLKRNSPPSRELVAQGVGNIVSGLIGGLPVTSVIVRSSVNVSVGSRTKLATIFHGVLLLVSVMLFPIYLNMIPLAALAAILLVTGFKLASPALFRQMLKEGRYQFIPFLVTLLSIVFTDLLVGILIGLAVSVLFILNSNLRQPIRRIVETHLDGDILHIELANQVSFLNRAALNRLFDDAQRGTHLLIDATGTDYIDPDILSLIQEFKYNIAPTRGISVSLRGFRKRYQLHDEIQFADFTTRELQDRVTPEQVLEILREGNRRFYTGNRLSRDFGRQVNATAGEQNPLAVVLSCIDSRVPAELVLDLGIGDIFSVRVAGNVIGTKSLASIEYGVGVAGVKLVLVLGHTRCGAVKSSLELLAENKDVQQTTGCSHLEAIINEVEHSTDKEACKRLNDMSPADRETFIDDVAKQNVLRTVHEIIERSDSIREKMDAGLVMVVGALYDVKSGEMEFLLEQPPVRETQAS from the coding sequence ATGGCAGACGAACAATTCTCGGATTCTATTTTCTCTGACGTTCCACGAGATCTGACTGGGGGGTTAGTCGTCTTTCTTGTGGCGTTGCCTCTTTGTTTGGGAATTGCACTGGCTTCCGGAGCTCCCTTATTCTCCGGTTTGTTAGCCGGGATTGTTGGTGGGCTTGTTGTCGGGTCTATCAGTGGCTCCAGTACTAGTGTCAGTGGGCCGGCAGCAGGATTGACAGCGATTGTTATCGCACAGCTTGCTGCTTTGGGGTCTTTTGAAGCTTTTCTGTTAGCCGTCTTTATCGGTGGCATCATTCAAATCGGTCTGGGGATTATCCGAGCTGGATCACTATCAGCGTTTTTTCCTTCAAGTGTGATCAAGGGTTTGCTGGCCGCCATTGGTGTGATTCTCATTCTGAAACAGATTCCTCATGTGCTGGGGCACGATACCGATCCGGAAGGGGAAATGTCATTTTCTCAGCCTGATGAGCAAAATACCTTTTCAGAAATTCTTACAGTTGTTGCGGGAGATATCCATTTTGGAGCAGCCGTTGTGGGACTGCTTTCGATTGCCTTACTGGTAGTGTGGGGACGAGTTCGATTCTTAAAAAATTCGCTGATTCCAGGACAGCTGGTTGTTGTATTGCTTGGTGTTCTGCTTCATATATTTTTTCAAAGTCTAGGCAAACCCTGGGCGATTGGAGTCACTCATCTTGTCCAGATTCCTGTTGCTGAATCTGCTAATGATCTTTGGACTTTTTTCCAGTTTCCTGATTTTTCACAGTGGAATAATCCGGCCGTTTATTTCGGGGGTATTACCATTGCCATTGTGGCTTCGCTTGAAACGTTGCTAAATCTGGAAGCGGTCGACAAGCTTGATACTTTGAAACGCAATTCACCACCCAGTCGAGAGCTGGTAGCGCAGGGAGTAGGAAACATTGTGTCGGGCCTGATCGGTGGACTCCCAGTGACTTCTGTAATCGTGCGTAGTTCTGTTAACGTAAGTGTTGGCTCGAGAACCAAACTGGCCACCATTTTTCATGGTGTACTGCTTTTGGTTTCCGTCATGTTGTTTCCCATCTACTTGAATATGATTCCGCTTGCCGCGTTGGCTGCGATTCTGTTGGTCACAGGGTTCAAACTTGCCAGCCCGGCCTTATTTCGCCAAATGTTGAAGGAAGGTCGTTACCAGTTCATACCGTTTCTCGTAACGCTGCTCTCTATTGTGTTCACAGATTTGCTGGTTGGTATTTTGATTGGATTGGCTGTCAGTGTCTTGTTTATCCTTAACAGCAATCTTCGTCAGCCGATTCGGCGGATTGTAGAGACCCATCTGGATGGCGACATTCTGCATATCGAATTGGCAAATCAGGTTAGTTTTCTGAACCGTGCAGCGCTCAATAGACTATTCGATGACGCACAACGCGGCACTCATTTGCTGATTGATGCTACTGGGACTGACTATATCGATCCTGATATTTTGAGTTTGATCCAAGAGTTTAAATACAATATTGCGCCAACACGAGGTATTTCAGTGAGTCTGCGTGGGTTTCGTAAAAGGTACCAATTACACGATGAAATACAATTTGCAGACTTCACGACACGGGAGTTGCAAGATCGCGTTACGCCGGAACAGGTTCTCGAAATTTTGCGTGAAGGCAATCGACGTTTTTACACCGGCAATCGACTTTCACGAGACTTTGGACGGCAAGTTAATGCCACAGCTGGAGAACAAAACCCATTAGCAGTTGTGCTAAGTTGTATTGATTCTCGTGTACCCGCTGAATTGGTTCTGGACTTGGGGATTGGGGATATTTTCAGTGTTCGTGTTGCCGGAAATGTGATCGGTACGAAATCACTGGCGAGTATCGAATATGGAGTGGGGGTCGCTGGTGTCAAATTGGTTCTTGTATTAGGGCACACACGTTGTGGTGCGGTGAAGTCTTCGCTTGAACTTTTAGCAGAAAATAAAGATGTTCAACAAACAACAGGTTGTTCCCATCTGGAAGCAATTATCAACGAGGTCGAACATTCTACGGACAAAGAAGCCTGCAAACGCTTAAATGATATGAGTCCAGCAGATCGAGAGACATTCATAGATGATGTCGCCAAGCAAAACGTTCTCAGGACAGTGCATGAAATTATAGAACGTAGTGATTCAATTCGAGAAAAAATGGATGCCGGGCTGGTGATGGTTGTTGGCGCGTTATATGACGTGAAAAGTGGAGAAATGGAGTTTCTCCTGGAGCAACCACCGGTGAGAGAAACACAAGCTTCCTAA
- a CDS encoding cryptochrome/DNA photolyase family protein: protein MNVPEIRIRRLNKHAINTDGDYVLYWMIANRRMDYNFSLQRAVEVCEQLNKPLLVFEALRCGYKWASDRIHQFVLEGMSVNQERFKNSTATYYCYVEPEPGHGKGLLEALAKKACITITDDFPCFFIPKMLRQVVPRLPVVVEAVDSNGLLPMRAAPQIYPTAYAFRRFLHKELPEHLRDKPQANPLARKKLPNLKNIPSEIRTRWKPISAKSLQTTLKILTKLPIDHGVGSVAFEGGAVAAKRALTSFLSKQFDHYIEQRNLPEEEVTSGLSPYLHFGHISAHHIFNQIIKQEEWSVEQVCDQKATGKRAGWWGMSETAEAYLDQLITWRELGYNMCSQREDYDQYESLPDWAQTTLENHARDPREYCYTLEEFEKSKTHDALWNAAQMQLVTEGRIHNYMRMLWGKKIIHWSESPQEALQIMIHLNNKYAVDGRNPNSYSGIFWCLGRYDRAWGPERPIFGKIRYMSSKNTARKFRVEGYLERYGNQKRQNSLFD, encoded by the coding sequence GTGAATGTCCCTGAAATTAGAATAAGACGACTTAACAAACATGCCATAAACACGGACGGTGACTACGTTTTGTATTGGATGATTGCCAATCGGCGTATGGACTATAATTTCAGTTTACAACGTGCTGTTGAAGTCTGCGAACAATTAAACAAACCGCTGCTTGTATTTGAAGCTCTGCGATGTGGATACAAATGGGCAAGCGACCGCATTCATCAGTTTGTTTTAGAAGGAATGTCTGTCAATCAGGAGCGTTTTAAAAACTCGACAGCAACCTATTATTGCTACGTTGAACCAGAGCCCGGTCACGGGAAAGGACTGCTGGAAGCACTGGCAAAAAAAGCTTGTATCACTATTACTGATGATTTCCCCTGTTTCTTTATCCCCAAGATGTTGAGGCAGGTTGTTCCTCGTTTGCCAGTAGTCGTGGAAGCCGTTGACTCCAATGGTTTATTACCGATGAGAGCGGCCCCACAAATTTACCCAACAGCCTACGCGTTTCGCCGGTTTCTTCACAAGGAACTTCCTGAACATTTGCGAGACAAGCCGCAAGCGAATCCACTCGCAAGAAAGAAATTACCAAACTTAAAGAACATTCCCAGCGAGATTCGTACCCGTTGGAAACCGATATCTGCAAAAAGCTTACAAACTACTTTGAAGATTCTAACGAAGTTACCAATAGACCATGGAGTTGGATCTGTTGCCTTTGAGGGGGGAGCGGTGGCTGCTAAAAGGGCACTAACCAGCTTTCTCAGCAAACAGTTCGATCACTATATTGAACAGCGTAACCTGCCAGAAGAGGAAGTCACCAGCGGTCTCTCTCCCTATTTGCATTTTGGACATATTTCCGCACACCACATTTTTAATCAAATCATCAAACAGGAAGAATGGTCGGTTGAGCAAGTGTGCGATCAAAAGGCAACGGGAAAACGTGCCGGCTGGTGGGGCATGAGTGAAACAGCCGAAGCTTATCTCGATCAACTGATTACCTGGCGCGAACTAGGATATAATATGTGCTCGCAGCGTGAGGACTATGACCAATACGAATCACTGCCAGACTGGGCTCAGACCACTCTTGAAAATCATGCCAGAGATCCACGAGAGTACTGCTACACATTAGAAGAATTTGAAAAATCAAAGACGCACGATGCACTATGGAATGCAGCCCAAATGCAACTCGTAACTGAAGGCCGCATACATAACTATATGAGGATGTTATGGGGGAAAAAAATCATCCATTGGTCGGAATCACCGCAAGAAGCACTACAAATCATGATTCACCTCAACAACAAATACGCAGTGGACGGTCGCAATCCCAATTCTTATAGCGGCATCTTCTGGTGTTTGGGGCGTTATGACCGTGCCTGGGGACCAGAGCGTCCCATCTTCGGCAAAATTCGCTACATGAGCAGCAAAAACACCGCGCGAAAGTTCCGCGTCGAAGGCTACCTGGAACGCTATGGAAATCAGAAGCGTCAAAATTCTTTGTTCGATTGA
- a CDS encoding metallophosphoesterase family protein, whose translation MNQPDYPWTFLHVNDSHMGTPRSYRFRPAINKRWAAIKQQIAAIDADLLLHGGDLTRDGDTHEFEYQQAREDLDTLPFPTFVIPGNMDVGNKHASQNGVKSRWDPLGLGWHDPDLNMTAQRLDLFSAYFGPLQWSFRHRDVRFTGFYAAVAGTGLPHERRFWQMMERLPQLPSAKHHVAVMHYWPFMEQPDEPAWDLTDGDQYDNWYFSIDPPHRQRLWEILKASKVEILFCGHVHTGRPVQVVDNIRVYRTQAAGNTGQLSERWPDADTRFGFHRCDVSETGIDVKFILGNDQCEEFGTFGPLGHPPVNERDYTVAQEKPSITPDVVH comes from the coding sequence ATGAATCAACCAGACTATCCATGGACTTTCCTGCATGTTAATGACAGCCATATGGGAACTCCCCGCTCTTATCGATTTCGGCCCGCGATCAACAAACGCTGGGCAGCGATTAAGCAACAAATTGCTGCCATTGATGCTGATTTGCTCTTACATGGTGGTGATCTCACCCGTGACGGAGACACACATGAGTTTGAATATCAGCAAGCACGCGAAGATCTGGATACACTTCCCTTTCCCACATTTGTGATTCCCGGAAATATGGATGTAGGCAACAAACACGCCTCTCAAAACGGTGTAAAAAGTCGTTGGGACCCACTGGGATTAGGTTGGCATGATCCGGATTTGAATATGACTGCCCAGCGTCTGGACCTGTTCAGTGCCTATTTTGGTCCATTGCAATGGTCGTTTCGACATCGTGATGTGCGATTTACCGGTTTTTATGCTGCCGTCGCAGGCACGGGGCTCCCACATGAACGACGCTTCTGGCAAATGATGGAACGTTTGCCCCAACTTCCGTCAGCAAAGCACCATGTGGCTGTAATGCATTATTGGCCGTTTATGGAACAACCTGACGAACCGGCATGGGATCTGACTGATGGAGATCAGTATGACAACTGGTATTTTTCGATTGATCCTCCACACCGACAGCGGCTATGGGAAATTCTTAAAGCATCCAAAGTTGAAATTCTATTTTGTGGGCACGTTCACACGGGGCGTCCCGTTCAAGTCGTCGATAACATTCGCGTATATCGCACACAGGCTGCTGGTAATACAGGACAATTGTCTGAACGCTGGCCGGATGCAGATACTCGCTTTGGCTTTCATCGCTGTGATGTGAGTGAAACAGGTATCGATGTGAAGTTTATTTTAGGCAACGATCAATGTGAAGAATTCGGTACGTTCGGTCCATTGGGACATCCCCCTGTGAATGAACGTGATTATACGGTTGCACAAGAAAAACCATCGATTACCCCTGATGTAGTACACTAA
- a CDS encoding rhodanese-like domain-containing protein → MSPHEVDCHTVKQKIDANHEFILLDCREQEEYDLVNISASRLLPMSEIQQRVSELEIHRSEEIIVYCHHGMRSLQVTNWLLQQGFTDVKSMQGGIDAWSCEIDNSKIRY, encoded by the coding sequence ATGTCTCCTCATGAAGTTGATTGTCACACCGTCAAACAAAAAATCGATGCAAATCATGAATTTATATTACTCGATTGTCGGGAACAAGAAGAATATGACTTAGTCAATATCTCAGCATCTCGACTGTTGCCTATGAGCGAGATTCAGCAGCGTGTATCCGAGTTGGAAATACATCGCTCAGAAGAGATTATTGTCTACTGCCATCATGGTATGCGTAGTTTGCAAGTGACTAACTGGTTGTTGCAGCAGGGCTTTACAGATGTCAAAAGTATGCAGGGAGGAATTGATGCCTGGTCCTGTGAAATTGATAATTCGAAAATACGATATTGA